The nucleotide window CCGCATGGTCATCGTGGCCCATAATGCGAAATTCGATTACCAGGTTTCCCGCACCTGGGGCTGTGCTCCCTGGAAGGCCCGTATTTGGGACACCATGGTAGCCGCCTGGCTCTTAGATCCCGACCGGGGGAACTATTCCATGGATGGTATAGTGGCCCAGCATTTGGGGCTCCCGAGTCTCGCGTATGATACGGTGGTCCCCAAAGGAGCCGCTTTTAACGAGGTGCCCCTGGACATGGCCTGTCGCTATTCGGCAGAGGATGCGGATTACGCCCTCAGACTCTACCGCCTTTTCTACGAAAAACTGAACGAAGCGGGGCAGCTAGGCCTCTTCACAGATCTGGAGATGCCCTTGCTTCCCATTCTTGCGGAAATGGAACGGGTAGGGATCCGCATAGACCCCCGGATTCTTCGGGAATACGGGAAGGAACTGGATCAGCAGCTAGCCTCGCTGGAACAAGAGGTATATCGCCTGGTAGGGCATCCTTTCAACATCTCCAGCACCAAACAATTACAGGAAGTGCTCTTTGTAGAACGGAAGCTCCAGGCCACCAAGAAAACCAAGACGGGCTTTTCCACCGATGTGGAGGTCCTTCAGGAATTGGCCCGGGAAGATCCCGTTCCTGCCTACATTCTTCGGTATCGGACCCTTTCAAAACTTAAATCTACGTATGTAGATACCCTCGCTGACCAGGTAGGGAGGGATGGCAGGCTGCACACCCATTTTATTCAAACCGGTACCGCCACGGGCCGCCTTTCGAGCAGGGACCCCAATTTGCAGAACATCCCCATCCGGGACGAAGAGGGCCGGCGCATTCGCCAGGCCTTTGTGGCCGAACCGGGGCAGGTTCTTATTTCCGCCGACTACAGTCAGATTGAACTGGTAATCCTGGCCCACCTCTCGGAAGACCCCGCTCTGTGTGAGGCCTTTCGGCGCGGAGAAGACGTGCATCGTCGCACGGCGGCCCTCCTTTTTGGTGTGCCAGAAGATGCGGTCCAGAGCGACCAGCGGCGAATCGCCAAAACCATCAATTTTGGTATCATGTATGGGATGAGCGCCTTTCGCCTTTCCAGTGAGTTAGGCATCGGCCGCGGTGAGGCCCAGGACTTTATCAATCTTTATTTCGCCACCTATCGGGGCATTCAAGATTTTATCCACCGTACCATTGAAGAAGCGGAAAAAACCGGCTATGTCACCACCCTCCTGGGGAGAAAGCGCTTTATTCCTACGATTACTTCCCGGAACAAAACCGAAAAGGCCGCGGCCGAACGGATTGCCATTAACACCCCTATTCAGGGTTCTGCGGCAGATATTGTAAAACTCGCCATGATCCGGCTGCAAAAGGCCCTGAACGAACAAGCCCTCGAGGCCCGTCTGTTATTGCAGGTCCATGATGAACTTATTCTGGAATGCCCCCGCTCCAGGGCAGAAGAGGTGGCCCAGCTAGTAAAAAGCGAAATGGAAGGGGCCTATGTGCTGAAGGTGCCCCTCCGGGTAGAAGTAGAAATCGGTGAACGCTGGGGGGACTTTCACTGACATGGGCGTACCATCCCTGGAAGGTGTTTCGCCTCTTCGCAGTGAGGGGAAACAAGGCCGTCCCTCGCCTTTTCTTATCGGCCTTACAGGGCCCTACTGTGCGGGGAAAAACTACGTGGCCCGGATTCTCGAGAAGCGGGGGCTTCTGGTCCTTGACGTAGATCGCCTCGGGCACCGGGCTCTCGATCAAGAAAAAGAACGGATCGTCCACCTTTTTGGCCCCGCCATACTTGATGCAACAGGTATGCTAAATCGAAAGGAACTGGGACGCATCGTTTTTGGGGATCCAGAAAAACTGCGGACCCTGGAAGCTATCGTCCACCCCCGGGCAAATGCACTTACCCTGGAATGGATCGAGCAGCACCGGGAGCACCCTCTGGTGATCAATGCGGCCCTGTTACATCGATCCATTGTGTTTGATAAGCTGGCCTTCATCATTCTTGTCACCGCCCCCTGGCCGGTTCGGCTGCTTCGGGGCATCCGAAGGGACCACCTCTCTCTCCGACAGGCCTTGCTCCGGATATGGCAGCAGAGAACATTCTTTACTCAATATAAAAACAAAAATACCGATATATATGTTGTACCAAATCCGGGAATAGGGTGGAAGAAACAAGGGCCCTATAAATTAGAACGCCGGATTGAGAGAATCCTTGTACGGGAGGGGATCGTATAAGATGGAAAACAAGAAACTGTACCTGGCGGTCATCATCGTCGGTATCTTCCTGGTCCTGGTAATTGGGGTATCTCTCCTCGTCTTTTTACCTAAGAAATCAACAACGACGGCATATGCGTCTACAGAGGGAAATCAACTGATTTCTGCAGAAAGCCTAAAGCCTGGTTCAGAAGGAACTGTTTCTCCTGGGACTTCCACTACCCCCGGCGCAACCAGTGAAACACCCCAGTCTTCTTCCACAAAACCAGAAGGAATTCCGCCGGTCAATCCCGGAGAATGGGTAAAGAACCCTCAATCGATCCAGACTATTCCGTCGACCCCTCAGAGCATTACGCAAAGTCGGGGCGATGTAATCATCATTTATGGGGATAATACGGTGACAGGGAGTCGGCCTGTGGTTTCTACAACCACCCCACAGGGCTCTTCTCTTACCATAGAGGTGCCAGGGAAAAATGCGCCCGCCCCTTCCATAAACACCGAAACGACCACGGGGGAAAGACAGGTTGAGCAAAAACAGACCTTAGGGGGTGCGGGAAGCGCCTCTGCCCTAACCGCTGGACCCAGCGAAGGCAGCCGATCTACCACCACCGGTACTCCCACAGTCCCAAAGGGAACAAGCAACAGCACCGCGTCGGCACCAAAAGAGACCGTTCGTACTGCACCCCGCACGTATACGGACTACTGGATCCAGACGGGGGCCTTTACGTCCAAAACAAGGGCCGAAGGTGTACGGTCATCCTTAGCTCAGAGGGGTATAAAATCTTTTATCGAGGTAAAAACGGTAGACAATACCACCTATTACCGGGTGAGGGTAGGCCCCTATACTTCAAAAACCGAAGCGGAATACTGGCTTAAGCTTATTCATTCCCTCGATGGCTTTGCGGAAAGCTACATTAGCAGTGTTACGGTAAAACGCTAAGCACCTTTCCAGAATACAAGTAGAGTAATCCGCCGTTTCTCAAGCACAGGGGAGATTTTCTTTCTATATTTGGGTATGCAGGAACGGCGGGTAATTTTCATGCTATCCCTCTGGATAGGGGGCTGCTTGTACGCATATGCGGTATCTCCCAAGCCAACAAAGGCCCACCCAGCGGCGCCAAAGGGAAAGGCCACCACCATTCAGGAGGCCAGTCCTTTTATTGATTTTCATGTAAAAAGTAGGGGGGCCATAACCACCAACGGGACGATGCAGCAACAGTTTGATCTTGCTACGCAGATTCGCCCCATTTCATTTTTAAGTCGGGGGATCTTTTTTTACACCTGGTCCGATTGGACAGTCCCCCAGGAAGTAACGATCCCCATCCCTAATGTAGGACTGTTCCATGGGCCCACCGGTTCCCGCTTTCTTTTTGGCAACTGCACCATCCAGGGTCTTGAAAGCCGTATCACCAACCCTATGGGGAAAGACCTAACGGGTCCTTTCTCTTATAGATCTTCAACGGCAATCCTTGCCACAAGCCCAAGTTCTTCGGGGAAAGAAGAATGGTATGGTAAAATCGTGGTCCCCCTGGGATCTTTTGTGGAAGGCACTTCGTTTGTTCACATCGATGCCCAGAATTTTCCCTGGGGGACCTATGGTACAGGGGTCTCCTTTCTGCTGCCTCAGCATCAAACGTTCGCCATAGAAGGGCTATATTACCGGGGAACTGTAGAAGCCCCTACGGCTACAACCTGGTTTTCAGCGGTTCCCCTTCTTCCTGCCCATCCGTTTGAAGTATGGGCGGGAACCCTGTGGTATCGTGGCACAGCAGGGAGTGGCGGGCTTTCCCTGGCCTATTCGTCCACCTACTTTGGAGAAACCGGCTGGTATATGCATGGGGCCGTCCGCTATGCACCCGCCCCCTGGGAACTCCGCCTTGCTGGCGATGGTATTCTAGGGGCATACAGAAGTCCAGGTGGGGAATTGCAGAGTAGGAACTATCGACTTCAAAGTTTTTTTGGATACATCCCAAGACGGCCAAGCAAAGGGAGTCCCCTCTCTTTCTCTGAAATTGGATGGTCCCTGGTTTCTCAAGTAGAAGGGAACAGCGATACACTATCTATTCATACCATAAAAATCTCAGGGACCGTACGGGATAACTACCGACGTTTTTTCTTTGTCCCCCAGGAAAGCACCTTTTCGTATAAAAGAGTATACACGGATACTATCATCCAGGATACGTATAGCCTTTCAATAGTTACTTCCCTCGCCCATCTTCAAATTCGGAATACCCTGGAAACCTGGTGGCAATCCTCTTCACCAGTAAGTGGGGACCCCGCCCTCCTATTCAAAGACCTTTCAGAAAAACTAACCCTTGCCTACCGGTGGCAGAGAATAGGGTTTTCTGCAACGACCTTGTGGAGATACCGCTTCCCCGACGAAATCGTCACCGGTGAGTATACCCTGGCCCTTTCAGCGGTGATACGTTCTTTCTCCCTATCCCTTGAGGGGACCTATACTTCCCCTACCAATACCTACGAAGCCACCCTGTCGTGGAGGAGCAAATGGTAATCCTCTGTATACGCTCTCTGGTATAAAGGAGTGCGCAAAAGGTAGCTTTCCTCTTCAATCTTCAAAATAAGGGGGGGCATCTTTAAAGTCTCAATGCAACCCCTTGAAATTCTCTGCATTTATTACTATACTCTGCAAACTGGAAGTAAAGTACAAGTCGCTTCCGAATCATTTCCATCAAAGCGAGCACAAAAGTAGTCTTGTTTCGCCACCGGAAGTGCAGTACCAACAAAAGGGGAGCCCTGTCATATCAGATTTCCCTTCCCGGGGCACAGTAATACTGAGCAAAGCCAAGCCCGCCAGGATGTGCGGGAACCTATAACAAGGACGAGAGGTAGATAAGGAGATGGGCATCGATATTACAAAGATGCGGAATATCGGAATCAGTGCACATATCGATTCTGGTAAAACGACCCTTTCTGAACGAATTTTGTTTTACACTAACAAAATTCACGCGATTCACGAAGTAAAGGGTAAAGACGGTGTGGGTGCCACCATGGATCACATGGAACTGGAACGGGAACGGGGTATTACCATCCAGTCTGCGGCAACCCAGGTTACATGGAAAGGATACACTATCAACCTGATCGATACTCCCGGTCACGTGGACTTTACCATCGAAGTAGAGCGCTCCCTTCGGGTTCTGGATGGGGCTATTCTTGTATTGTGCGCCGTTGGGGGAGTCCAGTCCCAGTCCATTACGGTAGACCGTCAGTTGAAACGGTACCATGTACCTCGCATTGCCTTTGTGAACAAGTGCGACCGCACCGGGGCGAACCCCTTTAAAGTGCGGATGCAGCTCCGGGAAAAACTAGGGCTGAATGCGGTACTCCTGCAAATCCCTATTGGGCTCGAGGATAAGCTAGAAGGTCTTGTAGACCTTATTAGCCAGAAAGCGGTGTACTTTGACGGAGACCAGGGGACCCAGGTACGTTACGCGGAAATTCCTGCCCACCTTCAGGCTGATGCGGCAAAGTACCGGGAAGAACTGCTCGACGCCCTGTCCATGTTCAACGATGAACTGGCAGAACTCTATCTCGGTGGTGAAGAAATCCCTGAGGAACTCATTCATGCTACTATCCGGAAGGCTACCATCGCCGAGCAGTTTGTTCCCGTCATGATGGGATCAGCTTACAAGAACAAGGGGGTGCAGTTGCTTCTGGATGGAGTAACCCGGTATCTTCCTGATCCGACGGAAGTAAAGAATTATGCCCTCGACCTTGATAACAATGAGGCCCAGGTAGAGCTTAAGGCCGATGAGAATCTACCCACGGTGGCCCTCGGCTTTAAGCTTGAAGATGGCCAGTACGGACAGCTTACCTATGTCCGAATTTACCAGGGGGCCATCAAAAAAGGAGATGAACTGTACAACAGCCGGGCCCGCAAGCGCTTTAAGGTGGGACGGCTGGTCCGTATGCACGCAAACCATATGGAAGATATCAACGAAGGGGCACCGGGAGACATTGTGGCCCTCTTCGGTATTGATTGTGCCTCGGGGGATACCTTCTGTTCACCCTCCATCAACTATGCGATGACGAGTATGTATGTTCCTGAACCCGTCATTTCGCTGGCTATCACCCCCAAGGACAAAAAATCGGCCGATCAGATGTCCAAGGCCCTCAATCGGTTCACCAAAGAGGACCCGACCTTCCAGGCCTATGTGGATCCTGAATCGAACCAGACCATCATCAAGGGGATGGGAGAACT belongs to Treponema sp. J25 and includes:
- the coaE gene encoding dephospho-CoA kinase (Dephospho-CoA kinase (CoaE) performs the final step in coenzyme A biosynthesis.), whose amino-acid sequence is MGVPSLEGVSPLRSEGKQGRPSPFLIGLTGPYCAGKNYVARILEKRGLLVLDVDRLGHRALDQEKERIVHLFGPAILDATGMLNRKELGRIVFGDPEKLRTLEAIVHPRANALTLEWIEQHREHPLVINAALLHRSIVFDKLAFIILVTAPWPVRLLRGIRRDHLSLRQALLRIWQQRTFFTQYKNKNTDIYVVPNPGIGWKKQGPYKLERRIERILVREGIV
- a CDS encoding SPOR domain-containing protein; translated protein: MENKKLYLAVIIVGIFLVLVIGVSLLVFLPKKSTTTAYASTEGNQLISAESLKPGSEGTVSPGTSTTPGATSETPQSSSTKPEGIPPVNPGEWVKNPQSIQTIPSTPQSITQSRGDVIIIYGDNTVTGSRPVVSTTTPQGSSLTIEVPGKNAPAPSINTETTTGERQVEQKQTLGGAGSASALTAGPSEGSRSTTTGTPTVPKGTSNSTASAPKETVRTAPRTYTDYWIQTGAFTSKTRAEGVRSSLAQRGIKSFIEVKTVDNTTYYRVRVGPYTSKTEAEYWLKLIHSLDGFAESYISSVTVKR
- the fusA gene encoding elongation factor G, producing the protein MGIDITKMRNIGISAHIDSGKTTLSERILFYTNKIHAIHEVKGKDGVGATMDHMELERERGITIQSAATQVTWKGYTINLIDTPGHVDFTIEVERSLRVLDGAILVLCAVGGVQSQSITVDRQLKRYHVPRIAFVNKCDRTGANPFKVRMQLREKLGLNAVLLQIPIGLEDKLEGLVDLISQKAVYFDGDQGTQVRYAEIPAHLQADAAKYREELLDALSMFNDELAELYLGGEEIPEELIHATIRKATIAEQFVPVMMGSAYKNKGVQLLLDGVTRYLPDPTEVKNYALDLDNNEAQVELKADENLPTVALGFKLEDGQYGQLTYVRIYQGAIKKGDELYNSRARKRFKVGRLVRMHANHMEDINEGAPGDIVALFGIDCASGDTFCSPSINYAMTSMYVPEPVISLAITPKDKKSADQMSKALNRFTKEDPTFQAYVDPESNQTIIKGMGELHLEVYIERMRREYKCEVETGMPQVAYRETITQRAEFNYTHKKQTGGSGQYGRVAGYMEPLEDKDYEFVDMIKGGAIPNEFIPSCDKGFREAMKRGTLIGFPIVGVRCVINDGQSHPVDSSDIAFQLAAIGAFREGYAKAKPCILEPIMKVSVEGPTEFQGNIFASINQRRGIITSSTEEGTYCRVEAEVPLSEMFGYSTVLRSLTQGKAEFTMEFLKYGKVPSSISETLIKEYEEKRKKEQQK